The Lodderomyces elongisporus chromosome 6, complete sequence region ACATCACAACAGCCGGCATCGGATTCGTCAAAATCTACCCAATCAAGCAATTCTCCATTTGTATTTGGTGCCAAAACTTCTACTACCACAAGTGCCTTCCCACTGTTTAATTTCACTGCTACGCAATCATCTCAATTGGAGAAAAATGATAATAACAAGACTGAAGGAGCAGATGAAGAGGATAAAgtagaggaagaagaagttgaagGCAATTTCAAGCCTGTTGCACAATTGGGCGAGAAGCAAGATGTCCAATCTGGTGAAGAAAACGAAGAAGTTAAATATTCAGCTAGGACAAAGTTGATGCTTTTGGATACAAGCAACAAGACCAACCCCTATATCAATAAAGGTATTGGTGAACTACGTATATTGTACAACCCAGAAACAACCAAATCAAGAATTCTTATTAGAGCAGAGGCAAGTCAAAGGGTTTTACTCAATACACTTTTGTCCAAAGACATTACCTATGGGTCCATGGGAAATGGTTCCTTGATCAGAGTCCCAGTGTTTGGTCCCGAATCCAAGGTCGAGACATATGTCATCAAACTAAAGACTGCAGCCGATGGGCTGGAACTCCTCAAGGTCATAAACGAAGTTAAAGCatgattcttttttatcattttcGTTTCTCCTTGTTTCTTACCGAAATTAAGGATCATTTGATTTATATCAAATCAGAATATCAATCGATCAAAGTttgataaattgaaaagaaaaaagaaaagaaagaaagaaaaaaggcaaaaaaactACTTTACATCATtctctttatatatatttatatatattactATATATTTACAGATACTTAcatacaagaaaagaaattttgcAGAGGTAATCAGGCATTACCATCTTTAGATTTGCCATTACTGTCAAAGTTTAAAAACTTGCCCAAAACTTTTCCAATCCTTGCCAATTTTGAAGGGTGCAAATCCTTTTCATCTATTTCGTGTAGCTTCTCCGTCTTTGCATCTGGATCCAACTCCAACTGCCAGTCTGCATCTGTTCTCTTTGCATTCTTGTCGTCAAAGGCATCGGCCAATGCTTCGAGCAATGCCGTTTGTGTTGGTGTTTCTGGAACCAAAGTCTTGACGTTCAACACAACATCCAAATCGCCTCTATTATTAACATTTCTGTTGATTGGTACTCCCTTTTCAGGTATAACGAGTTTACGGCCACTTTGGACACCAGGTCTAATCTTGAGCTTAATCTTTTGTCCATCGATAGTCGGTACAATGATCTCACCACCCAATGATGCAGTGGTCATCATAATCTCCTTTTCGACAACCAAGTTATTGTTTTCACGCTTAAAGACCGGATCTTTTTCAACGTTTATTCGCACAATCAAATCACCATTACGTGTCTGGTTGTACTCATCTTTTGCTACATATGGAGCATCTCCTGCACCAGGGATTCTAATTCTAGATCCATTCGCAATACCAGGTGGGATGTCGATGGTGGTTGATTTGGGTGTTTCCTGAACTCCATTGCCGTGACATGTACCACACTCATCTGCTCTAGGGATTGTTACACCAGCACCCTGACAAGTTGGACATGTAGAGGCCATATGGAATCCACCCATAACATGCGAAGTTTGACCACTTCCATGACATGTTGGAcatgtctttttcttagCACCGTCTTTTAATCCACTTCCTTTACAAGTATTACACGAGTCTAGCACTTTATAGTTGATGGTAGCCTGGCCACCGAAAATACTTTCCTTAAATGGTATTTGCTTGAGCACCTCAACGTTATCTCCAACATGCTCTGTAACAAAGTGGGCTCTGCTGCCTCCCGTACCTCTGCCTGCACCACCTCTTCCACCGGTAAAAGCTTCTCTAAACAAatcttcaaaatcaaatccCATATTTCCAAATGGGTTGCCTCCTCCACtggcaccaccaccaaatcCGGCAAATGGGTTGCCTccgccaccaccaccaccaaaagGGTTCTGGCCCTGAGCGCCACCAAACGGACTTGGgtttccattttcatcaaaagCACCTTTACCGAATTGGTCGTATTGGgcttttttctccttgtCTCGAAGTATCTCATAACTCTGTTGGATCTTGTGGAATCGTTTCTCTACACCTTTCTCCTTATTGACATCAGGATGGTATTTCTTCACCAAGTCATAGTATGCCTTTTTGATCTGTTTTGCATCGGCTGATTTGTCAATACCAAGAGTCTGGTATGGATCGTAATCAATGAGCTTTCTCAGAGATGCATGGAACAGTCTTTGGGTGATCTTGATCCCCAGACTTTGATTGAAGTATGGTCTGTTTCTAGCTCCGATCCTAGCCCTGGCTCCAATTCTCGTACATTGTATATTAACCTTCAATGTTGCTGCTGATATTCTCATCTATTCtcaaaacgaaaaaaaaaaagaaacaaatgcTGTTGTATATTTTAAAGTCCTATTAAATGATGGTGAGAAACTTGGCCTATATATTATGAAATGTAAAAGAACGCGCTTTATTATAAAGAGaaggatgatgatgatgaagagggaagatgctttttttttggagatAGAGAAAGGTCGAAATTTCCACAAAGTTCTATTTATTCGAAATCCACGTGACTCGGGCGCGATTTGTAACCATTTTCAATtaagcaaaataaaaataaaaataaaaaataataataaagctatggaaaaaaaggaaaaatagaatatgGATGAAATGGTAAAAACTACTAACACAAGCGAGGGTATGTAAAGAAGATAAAATGTACATACATGtaactatatatatatgaacaAGTATGAGAATTATTTAATACATGTATTCACCAGTCGTAGACACTTCACTCGTTAAtcaatcttttttctttttctgcaTTTACTCCATGCCCTTGATTACCTCATGCCATCTACCAAATACTTCCTTAAAGAACCGTACACCCATCCCTACATCTTTATAGCCAGCTACGCTTCTGATAGAATGCATGCTTAATATAGGAAGTCCTACATCAATAATCAATTTCGCACCATTCAAACCTCTTTTGCTACTAGCCATAATCGGTCCAATAGTGCCACCCGACCTTGAATCGTTCCTTATGTGAAattgttgtagttgaaTACCTTGCAAATTTGCAACTATCCTGTCCAAGAACTCTTTACCAAAAGAGTCACTCAACACATGTGCATTCGAGTCAAACTTGATTGAAGGACCCGTGTTGGGCAACGGGAAATTGTGTTCAAGGTAAACCTCTTTGAAGTTTGGATTCATGGCATGTGTTACATCGCTTGAAAGGAATACTGTGTTGGTAATTAAACGTGCCACAGCTTCTTCAATGGTTATGTCATTTGCTTTAGCTTGAACGATGGATCGTAAATTGTCCACCAAAAAGCCTCCATGGGCTCCAGTTGAAGTTAAACTGCCAATCTCTTCATTGTTGGCCAAGTATACACCTGCCAACCCGTTATAGTCTGAAATGTCATTATCGAGAAAAAAGCTTTGACTAAATTCAATCAATCCATAGATTGAATCAAATGCACAAAGTCTGTCATCAAGACTCGgcagaaaaataaattcaTTGGACAATCCACCTCTGCAGCTTTGTTGAACATCcaccaaatccaaatcaaAGTCAACGATGGAATCAAGTGGAGCACCTGTTTGCTTGCTGATGAATCTTAATAACCTTAACGAGTGTTTCTTATAGAATTtactttgcttttcttctttcgttGGTGTTAGTTCTTGAGTATTGTAAGAAACGATTGGCACAGTTTGCGTCTGTTTATTGTAGTGACCACCTTGTAAACCAAAGTGAGGTGCAAATTGAGGGATAACGGCAATTGGCGATGGTGCAGAGTTGATCAACTTTCTTTCCACTTTCCCAGTTTCTGAATTACGAACCAAGACGCTTCCAGCTAAACCCAAATCTCTGTTTAACCAGTTATCGTTTAAACTACCCGAGTATGGAGCAACACCAAGTAACTCGTACCCATTGGCATTAGTATGCAACAGACCTCGTGGGTTTAATTTTACGCTTAAAGCATCACAATGACTACCTACAAAGCACGATCCATGCTGGGGTTGCCATTGGCCACCAATTACAAAAGCTACCAATGTTTGGTCTGCTCGTGTGGTATAGTAGAATCCGGGTGTCAAATGTTTTAGTGGTTTTGCTTGCGAGTAATATTTGAAGTTATTGTGTTCGAGAAGGGACCCAAAGTGTTTAATTACGTGGTATGTAGTGGGATTGGAGGATAtgaatttgagaaattggtCAGCATATGCATCGTAGTATGCTTGGAAAGGGTCACCAGGTTTCTCATTATTGGAGGATGCAGTGGTGGGTGTAGTAGTGGGTGCAGTAGTGGgtgcagaagcagaagcaggagaggaagaaggagaaatgGTGGGACTCCTTTTAGTTACGCCATGTCCAATGTCAATTGAGCAAGGTTCTTCTTTAGTTAAACCATTCTCAACATGGATGTATTGACTTGCACGTATTTGAGGCATCATAAAATTGCTCGTTTCACCCTCATTAAATGAAGCACTACTAGAATTGCCAATGGAATTACCAATGGAGTCACTtaaatcattattattgtcGTCACTCGCAGCAGAATATGTCTCCACACTGTCATCGCTCAGATAATCTTCATCGGTAGTAATTGAGACTATACTACCATCACTTTCAATATACCCAAATTGGCCCATGTTATTCTTGGtgttgtttgaaaaataaaagtattGGTATTGGCTGGCTAGTTTTTATCGCACAAATTGTACACTACATTATCTACACACTCAAGTATTTTTCCCAAAATTCTGGGGGTGAATGCCAATTAGGtaataattttgttttattattttttctttgctacTATTCTATCAGTCCTTtttatacacatatatttttttttacttatttTTCCGCGTTGAGAATTCCGCACAGTGTACCACAATTTTGCACTAGCACCAAACAGTCATAAATATCTTGTGCTTCATTGAGTGTGTCTATGTGCCCGTGTGTCTATGTGCTTGTGTGCCTGTGTACATATGTTCTATGTGCCTGTGTACATGTTTACCCGGTGCCTGTGTCTGCATgattttttcacttttccGTTTTACTACATCTTCTACACAATTCTTGATTAAACACTAAATTTCCAGAACTTATTTTACTACTCTACTGCTGCCAATGAGTCGAACAAAACAGAGATGGATTCACCAAAATGGTCTCTTCTGATACACTCAGCAAAGATTGGTGAAACGTCAATCACAACCAATTTATCCTTGTGTGCTTcgatttcttcttttggaaTTGGGTATGTGTTTGTAACAACAATCTTGTCGATACACTTTGAGTCAGTCAAGGCATCCAAACAAGTATCATTGAATACACCATGTGTTCCCACAACATATACAGCCTTGGCACCACAGTTTAATCTCAAGTGCTCTGCCGCAGCAATAAATGAATTTGGTTTATCAATCATGTCGTCCAAAATAATTGCAACCTTGTCCTTAACATCTCCAACTAAGGTAATCAATTTCTCCTCTACTAATGGcccatcatcttcatcgtctGAGTTGGCCACATCATATGAGCCACCAAGGACATCGCTGTCTACTATATTGTGTTTTGTCAAGTGAGTTCCATTTGAATCGCAAAGCACGCTGTTTTCATCAGCAACCTCTCCCTTTTTACAATTTGCACTCTTGCATTGGTAATCATCATCGACAACGTGTCCTTGAACTATTCTCGCCGTTTGGAGCTCATTAACAATATTGTCTTTTCCATTAGAGTCAACTCCATCTTCATCGATAATCTTGGCCTTTTTCAATGCCTTCTTTCTAGCATACTCATCCtgtgttcttcttctatcGGTATGAATCATGGCAAAGTTGATCTTGAGCGAGTCTGCCAAAGCAGTTACCCTCTTTGTACCACCCGGATTCTttgaaacaacaacagagtTTTCCCAATCTGGAATATTGTGGCGAATCCATCTGGCCAATGTAGGTGCACCAAATAAATTGTCAACTGGCTTTGTGAAAAAGCCTTGCATCTGACTAGCATGCAAGTCCATGCTCACAACATGGTCGGCACCAGCCATGACCAACAAATTGGCCAACATTCTTGCTGTAATAGCACCACGGTGTTTCTTCATCTTACTCTGCTTGCTGTATGGAAATTGTGGAATCACAGCAGTAATTTTATTGGCACTTCCACCACGACATGCACtgatcaaaatcaacaactcCATAATATGGTCATTGATATGAGGTGAGCCACTCTGGATGATGTATACATCCTCATCTCTGACACTAACTCCTATCTGCACTGAAGTTTCTCCATTGCTAAATTTCTTCAAGGTACATGGCGCTGGTTCAACGCCTAAACGTTCACAAACGAGTTGGCCGAGTTCAGGATGTGATGATCCAACAAACACCTTGCATTTACGCATTTCCAATGACTGAGTCAACGTGGATACTTTTGTTTAAGGAGGAAGTGGGGGTGGGGAAGGAAGACTaaggaaagggaaaaacaaaataaggAAAGTATGGGGTAAGAAGTTTTAAAACTTGAGTATTAGAATCAGTtcatatgaaaaaaagggatGAGACAAAAGtgagaaaatgaaagagattgagagtgagagtgagagagaatgagaatgagaatgagaTACTATAAAGTTTCAAGTTGCGAGATgtgctttctttctctttcttcctctctctcactGGACTCCACtgtagaaaaaaaaaatacaaaaaaaaaaattaaaaaaattgatagGCGGCACACGTTCTCTCAATTTTGTGTGTGAAAATTTATCTTTACCAATATATCTTTccacaaagaaaaaca contains the following coding sequences:
- the MDJ1 gene encoding mdj1 protein precursor (BUSCO:EOG09263E49), coding for MYMRISAATLKVNIQCTRIGARARIGARNRPYFNQSSGIKITQRSFHASSRKLIDYDPYQTLGIDKSADAKQIKKAYYDLVKKYHPDVNKEKGVEKRFHKIQQSYEILRDKEKKAQYDQFGKGAFDENGNPSPFGGAQGQNPFGGGGGGGNPFAGFGGGASGGGNPFGNMGFDFEDLFREAFTGGRGGAGRGTGGSRAHFVTEHVGDNVEVLKQIPFKESIFGGQATINYKVLDSCNTCKGSGLKDGAKKKTCPTCHGSGQTSHVMGGFHMASTCPTCQGAGVTIPRADECGTCHGNGVQETPKSTTIDIPPGIANGSRIRIPGAGDAPYVAKDEYNQTRNGDLIVRINVEKDPVFKRENNNLVVEKEIMMTTASLGGEIIVPTIDGQKIKLKIRPGVQSGRKLVIPEKGVPINRNVNNRGDLDVVLNVKTLVPETPTQTALLEALADAFDDKNAKRTDADWQLELDPDAKTEKLHEIDEKDLHPSKLARIGKVLGKFLNFDSNGKSKDGNA
- the LAP4 gene encoding vacuolar aminopeptidase 1 (MEROPS:MER0001255) codes for the protein MGQFGYIESDGSIVSITTDEDYSSDDSVETYSAASDDNNNDLSDSIGNSIGNSSSASFNEGETSNFMMPQIRASQYIHVENGLTKEEPCSIDIGHGVTKRSPTISPSSSPASASAPTTAPTTTPTTASSNNEKPGDPFQAYYDAYADQFLKFISSNPTTYHVIKHFGSLLEHNNFKYYSQAKPLKHLTPGFYYTTRADQTLVAFVIGGQWQPQHGSCFVGSHCDALSVKLNPRGSLHTNANGYELLGVAPYSGSLNDNWLNRDLGLAGSVLVRNSETGKVERKLINSAPSPIAVIPQFAPHFGLQGGHYNKQTQTVPIVSYNTQELTPTKEEKQSKFYKKHSLRLLRFISKQTGAPLDSIVDFDLDLVDVQQSCRGGLSNEFIFSPSLDDRLCAFDSIYGLIEFSQSFFLDNDISDYNGLAGVYLANNEEIGSLTSTGAHGGFLVDNLRSIVQAKANDITIEEAVARLITNTVFLSSDVTHAMNPNFKEVYLEHNFPLPNTGPSIKFDSNAHVLSDSFGKEFLDRIVANLQGIQLQQFHIRNDSRSGGTIGPIMASSKRGLNGAKLIIDVGLPILSMHSIRSVAGYKDVGMGVRFFKEVFGRWHEVIKGME
- the PRS1_3 gene encoding ribose-phosphate pyrophosphokinase 1; this translates as MRKCKVFVGSSHPELGQLVCERLGVEPAPCTLKKFSNGETSVQIGVSVRDEDVYIIQSGSPHINDHIMELLILISACRGGSANKITAVIPQFPYSKQSKMKKHRGAITARMLANLLVMAGADHVVSMDLHASQMQGFFTKPVDNLFGAPTLARWIRHNIPDWENSVVVSKNPGGTKRVTALADSLKINFAMIHTDRRRTQDEYARKKALKKAKIIDEDGVDSNGKDNIVNELQTARIVQGHVVDDDYQCKSANCKKGEVADENSVLCDSNGTHLTKHNIVDSDVLGGSYDVANSDDEDDGPLVEEKLITLVGDVKDKVAIILDDMIDKPNSFIAAAEHLRLNCGAKAVYVVGTHGVFNDTCLDALTDSKCIDKIVVTNTYPIPKEEIEAHKDKLVVIDVSPIFAECIRRDHFGESISVLFDSLAAVE